From the genome of Bos taurus isolate L1 Dominette 01449 registration number 42190680 breed Hereford chromosome 2, ARS-UCD2.0, whole genome shotgun sequence, one region includes:
- the RETREG2 gene encoding protein FAM134A, with protein MASGGVGGNTGTGGGPGLGLTLGLGLGMGEATGEAEEEAATAEAVGRLATTLWLRLRGWEAVLAAAQRLLVWEKPLHSLVTAAALNGLFWLLSSSSLRPFFLLSISLLAYFLLDLWQPRFLPDISASSPEEPHSDSEGAGSGARPHLLSVPELCRYLAESWLTFQIHLQELLQYKRQNPAQFCARVCSGCAVLAVLGHYVPGIMISYIVLLSILLWPLVVYHELIQRMYTRLEPLLMQLDYSMKAEADALHHKHDKRKRQGKNAPPGGDEPLAETESESEAELAGFSPVVDVKKTALALAITDSELSDEEASILESGGFSVSRATTPQLTDVSEDLDQQSLPSEPEEALSRELGEGEETDLAPPEDLLGPPQALSRQDLDLEEEEDAASKEALLQLSSPLHFVNTHFNGAGSPTDGVMLSPGGPVETLSPEAVSGDLTTPPSTLLPLLGLAESDPVPSPSVLPSLPQDSPQPLPAPEEEEALTTEDFELLDQGELEQLNAELGLGPETCPEPPDAPPPPPLGPDTPSLVQSDQEAQAMAEP; from the exons ATGGCGAGTGGCGGTGTTGGTGGCAACACCGGCACTGGTGGGGGCCCGGGGCTGGGCCTGaccctgggcctgggcctgggcatGGGTGAGGCCACCGGCGAGGCGGAGGAGGAGGCGGCCACGGCCGAGGCGGTAGGACGCCTCGCCACGACGCTGTGGCTGCGGCTCCGCGGCTGGGAGGCGGTGTTGGCCGCAGCGCAGCGGCTGCTGGTGTGGGAGAAGCCGCTGCACAGCCTAGTCACGGCGGCCGCGCTCAACGGCCTCTTCTG GTTGCTGTCTTCGTCCTCCCTACGGCCCTTCTTCCTACTCAGCATCTCACTTTTGGCCTATTTTCTGCTGGATTTGTGGCAGCCTCGCTTCCTCCCTGACATCTCTG CATCATCCCCAGAGGAGCCACACTCTGACAG TGAGGGTGCGGGGTCAGGAGCCCGGCCGCACCTGCTCAGTGTGCCCGAGTTGTGCAGATACCTGGCTGAGAGCTGGCTCACCTTCCAGATTCATCTGCAGGAGCTGCTGCAGTACAAGAGGCAGAATCCAGCTCAG TTCTGTGCTCGCGTCTGCtctggctgtgctgtgctggCTGTGCTGGGACACTATGTGCCAGGGATTATGATTTCCTACATTGTCT TGCTGAGTATCCTGCTATGGCCCCTGGTGGTGTATCATGAACTGATCCAGAGGATGTACACGCGCCTGGAGCCACTCCTCATGCAGCTGGACTACAGCATGAAGGCAGAAGCTGATGCCCTGCATCACAAACACGACAAGAGGA AGCGGCAGGGGAAGAATGCACCACCCGGAGGTGATGAGCCACTGGCGGAGACAGAGAGTGAGAGCGAGGCAGAACTGGCTGGCTTCTCCCCGGTG GTGGATGTGAAGAAAACAGCACTGGCCTTGGCCATTACAGACTCAGAGCTGTCAGATGAGGAGGCTTCTATTTTGGAAAGCGGTGGCTTCTCTGTCTCCCGGGCAACCACTCCACAACTAACTGACGTGTCGGAGG ATTTGGACCAACAGAGCCTGCCAAGTGAACCAGAGGAGGCCCTGAGTCGGGAGctaggggagggagaggagacagaCCTGGCCCCTCCCGAAGATCTGCTGGGCCCCCCTCAGGCCCTCTCACGACAGGACCTGGActtggaggaggaagaagatgcGGCATCCAAGGAAGCCTTGCTTCAGCTCTCATCCCCCCTTCACTTTGTGAACACGCACTTCAATGGGGCAGGGTCTCCCACAGATGGAGTGATGCTCTCCCCTGGAGGACCAGTGGAGACACTGAGCCCGGAAGCAGTGAGTGGTGACCTCACCACTCCTCCCAGCACCCTGTTGCCCCTACTTGGCCTTGCCGAAAGTGACCCAGTCCCCTCCCCCTCCGTACTCCCATCTCTGCCCCAGGActcaccccagcccctgcctgcccCTGAGGAAGAAGAGGCACTCACCACTGAGGACTTCGAGTTGCTCGATCAGGGGGAGCTGGAGCAGCTAAATGCAGAGCTGGGGTTGGGTCCAGAGACATGCCCAGAGCCCCCTGATgctccaccccctccacccctagGGCCCGACACCCCGTCCCTGGTACAGTCAGACCAGGAGGCTCAGGCCATGGCAGAGCCATAA
- the RETREG2 gene encoding reticulophagy regulator 2 isoform X1 — protein sequence MISYIVLLSILLWPLVVYHELIQRMYTRLEPLLMQLDYSMKAEADALHHKHDKRKRQGKNAPPGGDEPLAETESESEAELAGFSPVVDVKKTALALAITDSELSDEEASILESGGFSVSRATTPQLTDVSEDLDQQSLPSEPEEALSRELGEGEETDLAPPEDLLGPPQALSRQDLDLEEEEDAASKEALLQLSSPLHFVNTHFNGAGSPTDGVMLSPGGPVETLSPEAVSGDLTTPPSTLLPLLGLAESDPVPSPSVLPSLPQDSPQPLPAPEEEEALTTEDFELLDQGELEQLNAELGLGPETCPEPPDAPPPPPLGPDTPSLVQSDQEAQAMAEP from the exons ATGATTTCCTACATTGTCT TGCTGAGTATCCTGCTATGGCCCCTGGTGGTGTATCATGAACTGATCCAGAGGATGTACACGCGCCTGGAGCCACTCCTCATGCAGCTGGACTACAGCATGAAGGCAGAAGCTGATGCCCTGCATCACAAACACGACAAGAGGA AGCGGCAGGGGAAGAATGCACCACCCGGAGGTGATGAGCCACTGGCGGAGACAGAGAGTGAGAGCGAGGCAGAACTGGCTGGCTTCTCCCCGGTG GTGGATGTGAAGAAAACAGCACTGGCCTTGGCCATTACAGACTCAGAGCTGTCAGATGAGGAGGCTTCTATTTTGGAAAGCGGTGGCTTCTCTGTCTCCCGGGCAACCACTCCACAACTAACTGACGTGTCGGAGG ATTTGGACCAACAGAGCCTGCCAAGTGAACCAGAGGAGGCCCTGAGTCGGGAGctaggggagggagaggagacagaCCTGGCCCCTCCCGAAGATCTGCTGGGCCCCCCTCAGGCCCTCTCACGACAGGACCTGGActtggaggaggaagaagatgcGGCATCCAAGGAAGCCTTGCTTCAGCTCTCATCCCCCCTTCACTTTGTGAACACGCACTTCAATGGGGCAGGGTCTCCCACAGATGGAGTGATGCTCTCCCCTGGAGGACCAGTGGAGACACTGAGCCCGGAAGCAGTGAGTGGTGACCTCACCACTCCTCCCAGCACCCTGTTGCCCCTACTTGGCCTTGCCGAAAGTGACCCAGTCCCCTCCCCCTCCGTACTCCCATCTCTGCCCCAGGActcaccccagcccctgcctgcccCTGAGGAAGAAGAGGCACTCACCACTGAGGACTTCGAGTTGCTCGATCAGGGGGAGCTGGAGCAGCTAAATGCAGAGCTGGGGTTGGGTCCAGAGACATGCCCAGAGCCCCCTGATgctccaccccctccacccctagGGCCCGACACCCCGTCCCTGGTACAGTCAGACCAGGAGGCTCAGGCCATGGCAGAGCCATAA